A genome region from Labilibaculum antarcticum includes the following:
- a CDS encoding division/cell wall cluster transcriptional repressor MraZ, whose amino-acid sequence MVTFIGDYPCRLDSKGRVLLPSAFRKLLNGGSESRCVLRKNLYEKCLDLYSISEWEKQTELVRAKVNPFNKKHAGFLREFFRGTAEVLIDGNGRILIPKKFFDFAGFSKDITLAGQDGKIEIWDTETYEKSALGQDGFSDLADEILGGDSNNV is encoded by the coding sequence ATGGTAACATTTATAGGTGATTATCCTTGCCGATTAGATTCGAAAGGTCGCGTTTTGCTACCTTCAGCGTTTCGGAAACTCCTGAATGGAGGTTCTGAGAGCCGTTGTGTTTTGCGGAAAAATTTATATGAAAAATGCTTGGATCTGTATTCAATTTCCGAATGGGAGAAGCAAACCGAACTTGTACGGGCAAAGGTAAATCCTTTCAATAAGAAGCATGCAGGTTTCTTAAGAGAGTTTTTTAGAGGTACTGCAGAGGTTTTGATTGATGGGAACGGAAGGATTTTGATTCCGAAGAAGTTTTTTGATTTTGCAGGGTTCTCTAAAGACATAACCTTAGCCGGACAGGATGGGAAAATTGAAATATGGGATACAGAAACTTACGAAAAATCGGCTCTGGGACAAGATGGATTTAGTGATTTGGCAGATGAGATTTTAGGGGGTGATTCAAATAATGTGTAA
- a CDS encoding UDP-N-acetylmuramoyl-L-alanyl-D-glutamate--2,6-diaminopimelate ligase, translating to MGININELFGSVNIQSIKGDRDVEVNEIHFDSRKVKSGDLFVACRGTMSDGHDFIETAVEKGARVIVCEELPKSSTSETSYIVVEDSSAALSQLAHTYYNKPTENIQLVGVTGTNGKTTIATLLYHLFKKLGYKVGLLSTVCNYVDEKEIKATHTTPDSLQLNALLAEMVEVGCEYCFMEVSSHAIDQKRVGALNFKGGIFSNITHDHLDYHKTFDAYLKVKKAFFDQLGKKSFAITNADDKNGKLMLQNMKGHKFSYSTRSFADYRCQILEKHFSGMLLEMDGAEVWTNFIGDFNAHNLLAVYGTARLLNQNKEEVLKGISELKSVDGRFESIISIDGIMAIVDYAHTPDALKNVLETIGTLRSGNEQVITVVGAGGDRDKTKRPLMAKISAELSDKVILTSDNPRSEDPDQIIREMKEGVAANNTRKVLAISDRNEAIRTACMLAKKDDIILVAGKGHEDYQEIKGVKHHFDDKEIIREIFKL from the coding sequence ATGGGAATAAATATAAATGAACTATTTGGTTCAGTAAATATACAAAGTATAAAGGGGGACAGGGATGTTGAAGTGAATGAGATTCATTTTGACTCTCGGAAGGTGAAAAGTGGTGATTTGTTTGTTGCATGTCGGGGAACTATGTCGGATGGGCATGATTTTATTGAGACTGCAGTGGAAAAGGGAGCCAGAGTGATTGTTTGTGAAGAGTTGCCAAAAAGCAGTACTTCCGAAACAAGTTATATCGTGGTTGAAGATTCTTCGGCTGCTCTTTCTCAATTAGCTCATACTTATTACAACAAACCAACAGAGAATATTCAATTGGTTGGCGTAACCGGAACAAATGGGAAGACTACAATTGCTACACTTCTTTATCATTTGTTTAAAAAGCTGGGATATAAAGTTGGTCTACTGTCGACAGTTTGCAATTATGTCGATGAAAAAGAAATTAAAGCAACTCATACAACACCAGACTCATTGCAGTTAAATGCCCTGCTGGCGGAAATGGTAGAGGTTGGATGCGAATATTGTTTTATGGAAGTAAGTTCACATGCCATCGACCAAAAAAGAGTTGGTGCCTTGAATTTTAAAGGAGGGATATTTTCAAATATCACTCACGATCATCTCGATTATCACAAAACATTCGATGCTTATTTAAAGGTTAAAAAAGCATTTTTTGATCAATTGGGCAAGAAATCATTTGCCATTACAAATGCCGATGATAAGAATGGAAAGTTAATGCTTCAGAATATGAAAGGGCATAAGTTTAGCTACTCTACTCGTTCTTTTGCTGATTACCGTTGTCAGATTTTGGAAAAGCACTTTTCTGGTATGCTTCTAGAAATGGACGGGGCGGAAGTATGGACTAATTTCATTGGCGACTTTAATGCTCACAATCTATTGGCAGTTTATGGTACGGCTCGATTGTTAAATCAAAATAAGGAGGAAGTACTAAAAGGAATCAGTGAACTGAAATCTGTTGATGGACGATTTGAAAGCATCATTTCAATCGATGGTATTATGGCTATTGTTGATTATGCTCATACGCCGGATGCATTGAAAAATGTTTTAGAAACTATCGGAACTTTGCGATCGGGAAACGAGCAAGTAATAACTGTTGTTGGTGCTGGTGGTGATAGGGATAAAACGAAACGACCTTTAATGGCGAAAATTAGTGCAGAACTAAGCGATAAGGTCATTCTCACGTCAGATAATCCCCGATCTGAAGATCCGGATCAGATTATTCGAGAGATGAAAGAAGGAGTGGCCGCGAATAATACTCGAAAAGTATTGGCAATATCGGATAGAAATGAAGCCATACGAACAGCATGTATGTTGGCTAAAAAAGATGATATTATTTTGGTCGCAGGGAAAGGCCACGAAGATTATCAGGAAATAAAAGGAGTTAAGCATCATTTTGATGATAAGGAAATAATAAGAGAAATTTTTAAGCTGTAG
- a CDS encoding amidophosphoribosyltransferase, with amino-acid sequence MSDQLKHECGIAMIRLLKPLEYYQEKYGSWRYGIQKLYLLMEKQHNRGQEGAGAVGLKLDMPPGNTYIHRERSCSDQPIKDVFDGVYSELAAAEAKNPEKFNDPAWAKANLPFAGELYLGHLRYGTFGRNSIDFVHPVMRENNWKSRNLVLAGNFNLTNVDELFNLLVGLGQCPKNYTDTVTILEKVGHYLDEENQMLFRQYKNDGLSNQEISPQIERNIDIKQVLSNASRDWDGGYAIAGLFGHGDSFAMRDPWGIRPAFYYHDDEIVVVASERPVIQTALNVKADTIKEIDPGNALIIRKNGDVAEVPVRVAQKRRSCSFERIYFSRGSDKDIYKERKKLGQLLTPAILESVGHDMKNTVFSFIPNTAETSFYGMMEGVRHHLTEQKKQQIHDLNGNWTEEKLQEIISVEPRVEKIAIKDAKMRTFISNDEGRDDLVGHVYDVTYGIVKNKEDNLVVIDDSIVRGTTLKQSILRILDRLHPKKIVIVSSAPQIRYPDCYGIDMTRMGEFIAFNAAIAMLKEQGLESIIDETYKKCKAQENLPKEEVVNYVKEIYKPFTAEAISDKIAVLLTPEVMDAEVKIVYQTIENLHIACPDNTGDWYFTGNYPTPGGNKVVNTSFINYCEGNDKRSY; translated from the coding sequence ATGAGTGACCAACTAAAGCACGAGTGTGGGATAGCAATGATTCGATTGCTAAAACCTCTTGAGTACTATCAGGAAAAATACGGATCGTGGAGATATGGTATTCAAAAACTCTATCTATTGATGGAAAAACAACACAACAGAGGACAGGAAGGTGCTGGAGCTGTTGGATTGAAATTGGATATGCCTCCTGGGAATACATACATTCATCGTGAGCGTTCATGTAGTGATCAACCAATAAAAGATGTTTTCGATGGCGTGTATAGCGAACTGGCGGCAGCAGAGGCAAAAAATCCTGAGAAGTTTAATGACCCTGCATGGGCCAAGGCAAATTTGCCATTCGCAGGAGAATTGTATTTGGGACATTTGCGATATGGAACTTTTGGACGAAACAGTATTGATTTTGTTCATCCGGTAATGAGAGAAAATAACTGGAAATCGAGAAATCTGGTATTGGCAGGAAACTTTAACCTGACAAATGTTGATGAGCTTTTTAATTTATTGGTTGGTTTGGGTCAATGCCCAAAGAATTATACCGATACGGTTACAATACTGGAAAAAGTTGGCCATTATTTAGATGAGGAAAATCAAATGTTATTCCGTCAGTATAAAAATGATGGTTTGTCTAATCAGGAGATATCACCTCAAATAGAAAGGAATATTGATATAAAGCAAGTACTTTCTAATGCCAGTAGGGATTGGGACGGCGGCTATGCAATTGCAGGCTTGTTCGGTCATGGAGATTCTTTTGCAATGAGAGACCCTTGGGGAATTCGCCCGGCATTTTATTATCACGATGATGAAATTGTGGTGGTTGCTTCGGAAAGACCAGTTATCCAAACAGCTTTAAATGTTAAGGCCGATACCATTAAGGAAATCGATCCAGGGAATGCTTTAATCATTCGTAAAAATGGTGACGTTGCCGAGGTGCCTGTGCGTGTGGCTCAAAAGAGAAGATCATGTTCCTTCGAGAGAATTTATTTTTCCCGGGGAAGCGATAAAGATATTTATAAAGAAAGAAAAAAGCTGGGGCAATTGTTGACTCCTGCCATATTAGAATCTGTTGGTCATGATATGAAAAATACGGTGTTCTCATTTATTCCTAATACTGCGGAGACTTCATTTTATGGAATGATGGAGGGGGTTAGACATCACTTGACGGAACAGAAAAAACAGCAGATTCATGATTTGAATGGAAATTGGACTGAGGAAAAACTTCAGGAAATTATTTCTGTAGAGCCTCGAGTTGAGAAAATTGCCATCAAGGATGCGAAAATGAGAACCTTCATATCGAATGATGAAGGGCGTGACGATTTGGTAGGGCATGTTTATGATGTTACTTATGGAATTGTTAAGAATAAAGAGGATAATCTGGTTGTTATTGATGATTCAATTGTACGAGGAACAACTTTGAAACAAAGTATTTTACGGATTTTAGATCGTCTTCATCCAAAAAAGATCGTGATTGTTTCTTCTGCACCGCAAATTCGTTATCCTGATTGTTATGGAATAGATATGACTCGTATGGGTGAGTTTATTGCTTTTAATGCTGCCATTGCCATGTTGAAAGAGCAGGGTTTGGAGAGTATTATTGATGAGACGTATAAGAAGTGTAAAGCACAGGAGAATTTACCGAAAGAAGAGGTTGTTAATTATGTGAAAGAAATTTACAAGCCTTTTACAGCGGAAGCAATATCAGATAAAATTGCAGTACTATTAACTCCAGAAGTGATGGATGCTGAGGTGAAGATTGTTTATCAAACAATAGAAAATCTTCATATTGCATGTCCTGACAATACGGGTGATTGGTATTTTACCGGTAACTACCCAACACCTGGAGGGAATAAAGTTGTGAATACTTCCTTTATTAACTACTGTGAAGGAAATGACAAGAGGTCTTATTAG
- a CDS encoding penicillin-binding protein, whose amino-acid sequence MPIKKDIIWRVGAIYTLVIIFAILIVGRVVALQLFEGDKWRSKAQSLSRRDVIVSANRGDICAADGRLLASSLPYYELRMDFQASGLTDSLFRSDVDSLALCLSRFFKDKSAKDYRNMLWKAKYRTKSNRYFLIHRKKINYIGLKKIKTFPLFRLGQNKGGLICEQENRRIQPHLNLANRTIGYLLDGQQNQQIGKVGIEGAFENDLKGVDGISIIQKMSGRWLPVNTVEPKDGNDLITTIDVNYQDVAESALEQQLIKYNADHGSVVLMEVKTGAVKAIANLGFDEASQSYKEDYNYAIGEATEPGSTFKLASIMALFEDGYVGPMDSVDTGNGVFSYYKEKMRDSHPGGFGKISVQEAFEKSSNVGISKLVNEHYKNKPRSFINRLYEFRLNEPLGLDIKGEGIPSIKYPDDPTWSGVSLPWMSIGYAVQQTPLQTLTFYNAVANNGKMMKPRFVKELRYHGDVIQTFDKEVLKSRICSGETLKNVRNLLEGVVLRGTARNLRNSNYTIAGKTGTAQIADKNKGYKVKVYQASFVGYFPADDPMYSCIVVINRPNKTKGFYGNQVAGPVFKTIADKVYAMSYSMHPIKPDDLDFEPKVPISLNGSKDDLNVVFDELNIEIANKDIQSDWVISSRKDSIIEYKYRIIKKFMVPNVKGMGVQDALYILENAGLKVMVKGVGSVTKQSIEPGSYFKKGDFIRIGLS is encoded by the coding sequence GTGCCGATAAAAAAGGATATCATATGGCGAGTTGGGGCAATCTACACTTTGGTGATTATTTTTGCAATACTCATTGTGGGTAGAGTGGTAGCCTTGCAATTGTTCGAGGGAGATAAATGGCGAAGTAAAGCTCAATCTCTTTCGCGACGAGATGTGATCGTGTCGGCCAATCGGGGGGATATTTGTGCTGCAGACGGACGATTATTGGCGAGCTCTTTGCCTTACTATGAGCTTCGCATGGATTTTCAAGCTTCGGGATTAACTGATTCTCTTTTTCGCTCCGATGTCGACTCTTTGGCACTTTGTTTGTCTCGGTTTTTTAAGGATAAATCAGCCAAGGATTATCGGAACATGCTCTGGAAAGCAAAATACCGGACTAAATCAAATCGGTATTTTTTGATTCATAGAAAGAAAATCAATTACATAGGTCTTAAAAAAATCAAGACTTTTCCCCTTTTTCGATTGGGTCAAAATAAGGGAGGATTAATCTGTGAACAAGAAAATAGACGCATACAGCCTCATTTAAATTTGGCCAATAGGACAATCGGTTATCTGCTGGATGGACAACAAAATCAGCAGATTGGAAAGGTGGGTATCGAAGGAGCTTTTGAAAATGACCTAAAAGGTGTTGATGGCATTAGTATTATTCAGAAAATGTCAGGTAGATGGTTGCCGGTAAATACGGTTGAGCCTAAAGATGGGAACGATTTGATCACTACAATTGATGTGAATTATCAGGATGTGGCAGAATCAGCTTTGGAACAACAGCTTATAAAATATAATGCTGATCATGGATCGGTTGTTTTGATGGAGGTGAAAACCGGAGCCGTTAAAGCAATTGCCAATTTGGGTTTTGATGAAGCATCTCAATCGTATAAGGAAGATTATAATTATGCTATTGGAGAGGCTACAGAGCCTGGGTCAACATTTAAATTGGCATCAATAATGGCCTTGTTCGAGGATGGTTATGTCGGACCAATGGATTCTGTTGATACGGGGAATGGTGTGTTTAGCTATTACAAAGAAAAAATGCGTGATTCTCATCCAGGAGGATTTGGAAAAATATCAGTTCAGGAGGCGTTTGAAAAATCATCAAACGTGGGGATCTCTAAATTGGTAAATGAACATTATAAAAATAAACCAAGGTCTTTTATTAATCGTTTGTATGAATTTCGATTGAATGAACCACTGGGACTTGATATTAAAGGGGAAGGTATTCCAAGTATAAAGTATCCTGATGACCCAACATGGTCAGGGGTTTCTTTACCATGGATGTCGATAGGTTACGCAGTTCAGCAAACACCATTGCAAACCCTAACATTTTATAATGCAGTTGCCAATAATGGTAAAATGATGAAACCTCGATTTGTGAAAGAGTTGAGGTATCATGGTGATGTAATTCAAACTTTCGACAAGGAGGTCTTAAAATCCAGGATTTGTTCGGGAGAAACACTTAAAAATGTGAGAAATCTGTTGGAAGGTGTTGTATTAAGAGGAACGGCGAGAAATCTTCGTAACTCAAATTATACAATTGCCGGAAAAACAGGAACTGCGCAAATAGCAGATAAAAATAAAGGGTATAAGGTTAAGGTATATCAGGCCTCGTTTGTAGGTTATTTTCCTGCCGATGATCCGATGTATTCTTGTATTGTAGTAATTAACCGCCCTAATAAAACCAAAGGATTTTATGGAAATCAGGTGGCGGGTCCGGTATTTAAGACAATAGCCGATAAAGTATACGCAATGAGTTATTCAATGCATCCAATAAAGCCTGATGATTTAGATTTTGAACCAAAAGTGCCGATTTCATTAAATGGGTCTAAAGATGATTTGAATGTTGTGTTTGATGAATTGAATATTGAAATAGCGAATAAAGATATTCAGTCCGATTGGGTGATTTCCTCCCGAAAAGACTCCATTATTGAATACAAGTACAGAATAATAAAGAAATTCATGGTGCCAAATGTAAAAGGCATGGGGGTTCAGGATGCGCTGTATATACTGGAAAATGCAGGGCTTAAAGTTATGGTAAAAGGTGTTGGATCTGTTACCAAGCAGTCAATAGAACCAGGCTCTTATTTTAAAAAGGGTGATTTTATTAGAATTGGTTTATCTTAA
- a CDS encoding universal stress protein yields MKRILVPVDFSGDSLKALRFGIYLSNKLDCHLRMVHVQKSEKFEIPFHFEELKNEIIHTVQEYFEKLIKLHSADYCVRNGVFDFKIRTGSVYREIVNQAKYGDAYMILMGAYGASGFEEFFIGSNAVKVVTNSTCPVITVQKEFTKGQLKTIVMPIDASTDTRKKIPFVKEIASRCNAKVHILGVHETSDTNVIGKIEHYMKQGEDYLKDANIDYVKSLRKGDNNTYSTLDYAREVNADLIVIMTEQAESSINMFFGSYAQQMINRSEIPILSIPND; encoded by the coding sequence ATGAAACGTATTTTAGTTCCAGTCGATTTTTCGGGTGATTCACTCAAAGCATTGAGGTTTGGCATCTATTTGTCAAATAAATTGGATTGTCATCTTAGGATGGTTCATGTGCAGAAATCGGAGAAATTCGAAATCCCTTTTCATTTTGAAGAATTGAAGAATGAAATAATACATACAGTACAGGAATATTTTGAAAAATTAATTAAGCTTCATTCTGCTGACTATTGCGTTAGGAATGGAGTTTTTGATTTTAAAATAAGAACAGGAAGTGTTTATCGCGAAATCGTAAATCAAGCGAAATACGGCGATGCATATATGATTCTTATGGGAGCTTATGGTGCTTCAGGCTTCGAAGAGTTTTTTATAGGAAGCAATGCAGTTAAGGTTGTAACTAATTCTACTTGTCCTGTTATAACGGTACAAAAGGAATTTACCAAAGGACAATTGAAAACAATTGTAATGCCTATTGATGCAAGTACCGATACAAGAAAGAAAATCCCATTTGTAAAAGAGATAGCTTCCAGATGTAATGCAAAGGTTCATATTTTAGGCGTTCATGAAACTTCTGATACGAATGTTATTGGGAAGATTGAACATTACATGAAGCAGGGGGAAGACTATCTTAAGGATGCGAATATTGACTACGTGAAGAGCCTTCGTAAAGGAGATAATAATACATATTCAACTCTTGATTATGCTCGTGAAGTAAATGCTGATTTAATTGTAATTATGACGGAACAGGCTGAAAGTTCAATTAATATGTTCTTTGGGTCATATGCTCAGCAAATGATAAATCGTTCTGAAATTCCAATATTGTCTATTCCTAACGATTAA
- the rsmH gene encoding 16S rRNA (cytosine(1402)-N(4))-methyltransferase RsmH, translating into MSTYHIPVLLGESIEGLDIKPDGIYVDLTFGGGGHSREILKHLTTGKLIGFDQDVDAEKNVPDDDRFIFVRHNFRYFKNFMKYLGYPKVDGILADLGVSSHEFDVAERGFSFRFDGDLDMRMNQDSNFTAADLLNEYSVEDLYRIFKFYGEVKNPGKLAHLVDTKRKEMPFTTIQHFKEVIVPCTPKFKEHKYLAQVFQAIRIEVNQEMDVLKEMLLQSADMLKPDGRLVVITYHSLEDRLVKNFIRDGKFDGSAEKDFFGNVQTPLTAINRKVIVPGEKEIELNGRARSAKLRIAQPKTD; encoded by the coding sequence ATGAGTACGTATCATATTCCAGTTTTACTAGGAGAGAGCATCGAGGGGTTGGATATTAAGCCAGATGGAATTTATGTGGATCTTACCTTTGGTGGCGGAGGTCATTCTCGGGAGATTCTTAAGCATCTTACCACAGGCAAGTTGATTGGTTTTGATCAGGATGTAGATGCTGAAAAAAATGTGCCTGACGATGATCGATTTATATTCGTTCGTCATAATTTCAGATATTTTAAAAATTTCATGAAATATTTAGGCTACCCTAAAGTGGATGGGATTTTGGCTGATCTTGGTGTTTCTTCTCACGAATTTGATGTGGCTGAGCGTGGTTTTTCATTTCGTTTTGATGGTGATTTGGATATGAGAATGAATCAAGATTCAAATTTTACTGCAGCTGATTTATTGAATGAGTATAGCGTTGAAGATCTGTATCGGATCTTTAAATTTTATGGAGAGGTGAAAAATCCGGGCAAGCTTGCTCATCTAGTAGATACTAAACGAAAAGAAATGCCGTTTACAACTATTCAGCATTTTAAAGAAGTGATCGTTCCTTGTACACCTAAGTTTAAAGAACATAAATATTTAGCTCAGGTATTTCAGGCCATTCGAATTGAAGTGAATCAAGAAATGGATGTTTTGAAGGAAATGTTGTTGCAGTCGGCAGATATGTTGAAGCCTGATGGAAGATTGGTTGTGATCACTTATCATTCATTAGAAGATAGATTGGTGAAGAATTTTATTCGTGATGGAAAATTTGACGGCAGCGCTGAGAAAGATTTTTTCGGAAATGTGCAAACGCCGTTAACTGCTATTAATCGGAAGGTTATTGTTCCGGGTGAAAAGGAGATTGAACTAAATGGACGGGCGCGAAGTGCTAAACTTCGAATTGCTCAACCTAAAACAGACTAA
- a CDS encoding GNAT family N-acetyltransferase: MKEIIPPVPREELEKELTEERFVRKTNKGSNEIYCFTHHDSPKLMREVGRLREISFRKAGGGTGKDIDIDDFDLNEKPYHQLIVWDPKAKEILGGYRYILCKDAPVDENGDTYLATSRLFNFSDDFKKNYMPHTIELGRSFVQPDYQSIKKGRKSLYALDNLWDGLGALIVDYPEIKYFVGKVTMYPDYNRDARNHILYFMNKMFNDPDKLATPTTPLQTNMDTEQLEKDFCKDTFEENYKVLSQNVRRNGENVPPLINAYMGLSPTMKCFGTAVNTHFGDVEETGIMITIADVYDNKVERHTSSYLSLLHIKFPKRKLSFFKKK, encoded by the coding sequence ATGAAAGAAATTATTCCCCCTGTACCGCGAGAAGAACTTGAAAAGGAGCTGACTGAAGAAAGATTTGTACGCAAGACCAACAAGGGATCGAATGAAATCTACTGTTTCACTCATCACGACTCTCCAAAATTAATGCGAGAAGTTGGCCGTTTACGCGAAATCTCTTTCCGTAAAGCTGGAGGAGGTACAGGTAAAGATATCGATATTGATGATTTTGATTTGAACGAGAAACCATATCATCAGTTAATTGTTTGGGATCCTAAAGCCAAAGAAATTCTTGGCGGATACCGATATATTTTATGCAAAGATGCTCCCGTTGACGAGAACGGTGATACATATCTGGCAACATCAAGACTTTTCAACTTCTCAGATGATTTCAAGAAGAACTATATGCCTCATACTATTGAGTTAGGGCGTTCTTTTGTTCAGCCTGATTATCAATCAATAAAGAAAGGAAGAAAAAGCTTATATGCTTTGGATAATTTATGGGATGGACTGGGCGCGTTAATCGTGGATTATCCTGAAATTAAATATTTCGTTGGCAAAGTAACCATGTATCCGGACTACAACAGAGATGCCCGTAATCACATCCTGTATTTTATGAATAAAATGTTCAATGATCCGGACAAATTGGCCACCCCCACAACTCCTCTTCAAACCAATATGGACACAGAGCAGTTAGAGAAAGATTTTTGCAAAGATACATTTGAAGAAAACTACAAAGTTCTATCTCAAAATGTTCGAAGAAATGGAGAAAATGTTCCTCCACTTATCAATGCATACATGGGCTTATCCCCAACAATGAAATGTTTTGGAACTGCCGTAAACACACACTTTGGAGATGTTGAAGAGACTGGCATCATGATTACAATCGCTGATGTATATGACAATAAGGTCGAAAGACACACATCTTCTTATCTTTCTTTACTACACATCAAATTTCCAAAAAGAAAATTGAGTTTCTTTAAAAAGAAATAA
- a CDS encoding FtsL-like putative cell division protein — translation MFKFRKKYNDFIKPSEELKETSSGSIKDFIDGSILTKTEVVQQLPFIIFLVVLGIFYISNRYRSERVYRDMISLEKELTELRFESITTASDLMYMSKQSEVVKRVKSEGLDLIESTEPPIKIYLEK, via the coding sequence ATGTTTAAATTTCGTAAAAAATACAATGATTTTATCAAGCCTAGTGAGGAGCTGAAGGAAACTTCTTCGGGTTCGATTAAGGATTTTATTGATGGAAGTATTTTAACGAAAACTGAAGTGGTTCAGCAGTTGCCATTTATTATTTTTTTAGTCGTTTTGGGAATCTTTTATATCAGTAACAGGTATCGTTCCGAACGGGTTTATCGTGATATGATTAGTTTGGAGAAAGAGTTAACAGAGCTTAGGTTTGAGTCGATTACAACAGCATCTGATTTGATGTATATGAGTAAACAATCGGAAGTAGTAAAAAGAGTAAAAAGTGAAGGGCTTGATTTGATTGAATCAACCGAGCCTCCAATTAAAATATATTTAGAAAAGTAG
- a CDS encoding 1-acyl-sn-glycerol-3-phosphate acyltransferase, producing the protein MQKENTPESYLKIDIERVFASKSEKISKLLPGFIIRYLKRIIHQEELNDFLSRSHQKKGIEFADSVLEELDITFEIKGLENIKQDGRYIFASNHPLGGPDGIILISIFGKYFPKIKFLVNDILMNIKNLSDVFVPINKHGGQAKETAKIIDDAYQSEATMLTFPAGLVSRKQKGKIEDLEWKKSFIAKAKKYKRDIVPIHIDGRNSNFFYNLANLRKFLRLKSNLEMLYLPNELFKQRGKKFTISIGKPVSYQTFDKSMSYDRWAEKMKKETYKLTNQ; encoded by the coding sequence ATGCAAAAAGAGAACACTCCCGAGAGCTATTTAAAAATTGATATTGAGCGAGTTTTTGCGAGCAAAAGTGAAAAGATATCAAAATTACTCCCTGGTTTTATAATTCGCTACCTAAAGCGAATCATACACCAAGAGGAATTAAATGATTTCTTATCGAGAAGCCATCAAAAGAAAGGCATTGAATTTGCAGATAGTGTTTTAGAAGAATTGGACATCACTTTTGAGATCAAAGGCTTAGAAAATATCAAACAAGATGGACGATATATATTCGCATCCAATCATCCATTGGGTGGCCCTGATGGAATAATTCTAATCAGTATATTTGGCAAATATTTTCCTAAAATCAAATTTCTGGTTAACGATATATTAATGAATATTAAAAACTTATCAGACGTTTTTGTCCCAATAAACAAACATGGAGGACAGGCCAAAGAAACCGCGAAGATAATAGATGACGCCTACCAGTCGGAAGCAACAATGCTCACCTTTCCGGCAGGCTTAGTATCCCGAAAACAAAAAGGAAAAATTGAAGACCTGGAGTGGAAAAAAAGTTTTATTGCTAAGGCTAAAAAATACAAACGCGACATTGTGCCTATTCATATTGATGGAAGGAACTCCAATTTTTTCTACAATCTTGCAAATCTTAGGAAGTTCCTAAGATTAAAATCTAATTTGGAAATGTTATATTTGCCGAACGAATTATTTAAACAGCGAGGAAAAAAATTTACAATTAGTATAGGCAAACCAGTATCGTACCAAACCTTTGACAAAAGTATGTCGTATGATAGATGGGCTGAGAAAATGAAAAAAGAAACATATAAATTGACAAATCAATAA